The Hyla sarda isolate aHylSar1 chromosome 2, aHylSar1.hap1, whole genome shotgun sequence genome includes the window tcGCAGGAGCGCCCAGCCCAGCAAATATGTCGGGCCTGCTGAAGGTAAGCTGTGATGCTAAAGGTTTCAACACTTACACATAACATTCGCTGGGTCAGGAGGAAAGCTCCTGGCCCAGCAAATGTAAACTTTAAGAGGTACTCCAGGTAACTAAACCCATAGTCCATCCTTTGACTTTCAAccacctatttaattgtcttaaTATAATTCATTTATCATATAGTGCAGTTTTCCTTCTTAGGTTATCACttgcatgcatgaagtgaggcaaTGGCATCatacagccatccactctgtccctGTCCAAattcctctctgaaagcagcccccaccctactGAGAGAGACAGATCATGtgttttctgccctgcactgatgagtcatgatctttttagtgctgagaactgagaggtgtgtgcagccttagccaatcagacactgaacctctctctgctgctcagagtagTAGGGTAGGGtaggggctgctctcagagagagaGCTGGATGGCAGAGTAGAGCTGAAGTGATTACTGGGAaatgtaggcaaggggagagaaggatggcaaagaatatcaagtagCCAGAGaaaacaacaggggccacaggagataTGTATTTTGGGCAGGATGGTTTAAATGGAACATATCTAGTTAGTTAGTGTGGTGGCTTTTgagcatatacagtcatggccgtaaatgttggcacccctgaaatgtttcaagaaaattatGTCTCACAGAAAGGGATTGCACTAACATCacgttttactatacacatgtttattccctttgtgtgtattggaactaaaccaaaaaagggaggaaaaaaacaaattggacataatgtcaccaaactccaaaaatggactggaccaaattattggcacccttaacttaatatttggttgcacaccctttgtaaaaaataactgaaatcagtcacttcctataacgatcaacaagcttcttacacctctcagccggaatgttggaccgctcttcctttgcaaactgctccaggtctctcttattggaagacgccttttcccaacagcaattttaagatctctccacaggtgtccaatgggatttagatctggactcattgttggctacttcagaactctccagcgctttgttgccatccatttctgggggctttttgacgtatgtttggggttattatcctgctggaagacccaagatctcggacccaaacccagcattctgacacttggctgtacagtgcgacccaaaatccgttgttaatcctcagatttcatgatgccttgtacacattcaaggcacccagtgccagaggcagcaaaacaaccccaaaacatcattgaacctccaccatacttcactgtaggtactgtgttcttttctttgtaggcctcattccgttttcggtagtagaatgatgtgctttaccaaaaagctctctcttggtctcatctgtccacaagacattttcccagaaggattttgacttactcaagttcattttggcaaaatgtagtcttgcttttttatgtctctgtgtcagcagtggggtcctcctgggtctcctccatagcgtttcatttcatttaaatgtcaacggaaagtttgcgctgacactgatgctccctgagcctgcgggacagcttgaatatctttggaacttgtttggggctgcttatccaccctcCGGAGtaacctgcattgacacctttcataaatttttctcttccgtccacacccagagaGATTGGCTACAGTGTCATggtttgcaaacttcttgataatgttgtgcattgtgtacaaaggaaaatctagatctctggagatggacttgtaaccttgagattgttgatatttttccacaattttggttctcatgtcctcagacagttctcttctcctctttctgttgtccatgcttagtgtggcacatgcagacacacaatgcaaagactaagtgaacttctctcctttttatctgctttcaggtgtgatttttatattgcccacacctgttacttgccccaggtgagttcaaaggagcatcacatgcttgaaacaaccttctttttccacaattttgaaagggtgccaataattttgtccagaccatttttggagtttggtgtgacattatgtccaatttgcttttctttttttttttttggtttagttccaatacacataaagggaataaacctgtgtatagcaaaacatgtgtcactgcaatccttttctgtgagaaatacttaattctctaaaaaaatttcaggggtgacaacatttacggccatgactgtatatattatatatatatctatacgcacataggaccccccccccgacctacgatggccccgacataggataatttcaacatacgatgcttttgtatgtcggggccatcgcatgaacggttatccagcagcgcagactgtttcagcggccaccggatagcagtttaatgtgccccgtgtccTGCGGCGAGTGTCCCTCacctgtccccgatgctccggcccaTCCTCTCCAGGATCCACTGCATGGCTGTCACTCTCCATCGTCATCCAGgacagtggtgacggtccggagtggtggggacacgtgagtataactttctatattactattgcacggatccctcaacatatgatggattcaagtaacgatggttcatttggaacaaattaccatcgtatgttgagggatcactgtacacacacatattcaaaatagatgcagcacaccatgAAAATGCAATCAATGTGAGaatgtttcaccagcctcacgctggctttttcaagtgacgtgaggctggtgaataaacacatacatacatacacacacacacacacacacacacacacacacatttccctggagtacccctttaacagcaactAAATGGAATCCCTGTTCCCGTACAAATTCAAGTCTGCTGTAGAAACAGAATCTGATTCAAAGGCAGATTCCAGTAAATTCTCCAGAAATGTATTTCACGTCTCTAGTAGGGTCCCACAAGTCCCTCTTCATGATTACATGATAGAACACATGGTGTTATCACTGGATCTTAAAGTTAGGAATTCAAAAAAAACTTACACCGACATCGCCCTCTGCTGAGAACTGATAATGTAGGTACTTACCCTAGCAAAATCAAATGCATATCTGTAAATATTCTTAAAGGCAGTGTTATCGTTCAGTTGAGCGCGCAGATAGTCAAATTTACCCTGTAACTTCTCTGTGCAGTCACATCTTAAACACAAGTATGAAAAGCAGGTTAACTCTATAACAGGGGCGGAACGTAACAGAAGGATGTAACACTTAGATTAGGCACTGATAATACTTACTCCTCCCCCTTATTGGTATTGTGGTGCAGGAAAGCGGATAAGTATCTGAACACTGGGACCtcctgggggggtcccagcggtctgacccccctgcgatcacttATCTCCTATACTTTGGGCTGGGGATAAAATGtcctgcaccacagtactcctttaaaggaaaaggGTCACGTGTATTTTCTCTTTTTAATTAGAAGCAGATACTGATACatatttttatctgtttttattttatgatggtgtttttttttcctgtacattATGAGAACAGACATCTTGTTTAAGCTACTCTTACCAGTACTTGGAAATATATGGTGAAACCTCTTTAAAAgaccacccctttaaagggaatttgtcaggtAAGAGCTGCAGACTCTGGCAGATAGGTCATAGAGATCAAACTAACCATGCCTTGCTTTGCTGATAGATGTTTGTAAAGTTaccaaatttttcctttgcagCTCAAGTGCCATAGAGGTGGGGCCAAGCTGCAGCGTGCAGGCCCCCTCCCTCCCACAACCCACCCTGCATGACTGATTTACAAGGCTCAGTACTGGAAGCGGGACTTCTTAAGAATTCATAAATGACTCTGCCAAATAAGTGAGGATGTATGAACTTACTGTAATGAGGTCATTCCTTTTAACCACTCCTCCTTTGTAAAGAAGCCCATGCTTTCTGCTTCTAGTTTCCAAGCCAGAACTAACATAATAATctggaaaagaaattaaaaaggtgGTGATttccttatataaaaaaaacacaaaaaaaaaaaaacagccccaccccttttcctcaggatgtgtgtggtattgcagctccattccattaaagtgaatgtagCCGAACTGTAATATCACACAAAACCTGAGGACAAGggtctgtttttgaaagaaaactTTTTAAAATTCCTGGATAAGCCCTTAGGATACGTTTACaaatgcagattttgctgctgttTCCTACTCACTGACCTTAATAGGTAGTAAAATATGCACTATGAACATATCCTAAGGGTGTATTTCCACATTCCACAAGGGTgtattctgcacatatttgaagctgcagatttcaatgtaaactaatggtccgttcacatgggcagatttcTTTTGGATTTACTGCAGCATTTTTGCTGCCAAAAAATCTGCAGCCGATTTTGCTACCAATGATTCCATTGGGTGagcagaaaatccacaatagtggcagatttgcggATTTGTTGAAGACCCATTGAAGTCCACGGTAGTAAAATCTGCCGCAGACTTTTTGGTAGTAAACATGGTGCGAAAAATTTGCATGaaacccacccatgtgaacgGACCCTAAATGaacgaacacagcttcaaatatgcacaggatgctGTACGTTAATTTTatgctgctgattttcctacccattgaagtcaatgggtaagaagatcagcagcagaaaatgcaCTGCAAATGCTCTACAtgtgactcttaaaggggtactccactggaaaacattttcttttaaatcaactggtgccagaaagttaaacagatttgtaaatgacttctattaaaaaaatctttacccttccagtagtatttagcagctgtatgctacagaggaaattcttttcttttttaatttcttttttgtcttgtccacagtgctctctgctgacacctgatgccggtctcaggaactgtccagagaaggagaaaatccccatagcaaacctatgctgctctggacagttcctgacacggacagaggtgtcagcagagagcactgtggacaagacaaataagAAATTCATATCGTGGGGAGCGTTTACGGACctgtatatttgtatattgttcagttgatttaaaaatgtaacaaaaatacattaaaaaataaattcaaaaataaaagaatttcctctgtagcatacagctgctaataagtactgaaaggattacgattttttttaatagaagtcatttacaaatctgttttaggtttctggcaccagttcattaaaaaaaataaaaaaaaggttttccaccggggGTATTCCAATGACTAGTGGATAAATTGTGAACccgcagctgttgcaaacctacaatgcctggacagccaaaggaagtctggacatgctgggagttgtagttttgtaaaatctaggaggtccacagtttgaagaccagtgCACTAGAAGAAAACAAAGGTTTCTACTAACTTACATTTTCTGGTTCAACACCAATGTCTTCACAGAACTTTTCCATAGCTTCTGGGCCAACAACCTCATCTGGACCTGACCAAGCGAAGAAAGATGTTAGTAAAACACATTAGCATtcatctagggcagtgtttcccaaccagggtacctccagctgtggcaaaacaatttccagcatgcccagtcttTGAAAATTGATCTAGAACAGtgtcttcccaaccagggtgcctccagctgttgcaaaactacaactcccagcatgcccggacagccttcggctgtccgggcatgctgggagttgtagttttgccacagctgggggcaccctggttgggaaaacactgctctagcgaGAACTCAGGGACTATCAGGGACTATTTAGGCACGTAAACCAACATCAACAATttctcccctataactttttgtggGTTCTATATAAGTGACAAAGTTAGAGACTTGAAGTAAAGTAGCAAtttgtctaaggctatgttcgcaAGCATGACCttttgcggaatgtccgccccGAAAATTCCGGTGAACATTTTGAAGACAGATGACGCAGCTGCCtgtgctaggactgctcggaaatgtgtCGTTTCCATAGACGagcggattccgcagaaagaagattatttttttttttttatggaggcgGAAATCAGAATTTCTACTGTGGAAATGTTGCCGTGTGCatggcgcagcagaatcccattgaaaacaatgggactctgctgcaataaAATTCTGTGTGGAAATttcactgtgtgaacaaggcccaAGCCTGAAACTCCTCAACAGATGTACATGCAAATACCAAGCTCCGAAGAGATTTCCTAATGAGTGCACATAGACAAGGAGTTGTCTCCCTTTCAAGTTTGGTGGCCCGAGACTCCTGGCCTAGAGACAGTGATGGACTATTTGTGCTACTTGATCTTCTTTGTAGTAATTAGAacaaagacattaaaggggtactccactggaataaaacattttttaaatcaactggtgccagaaagttaaacagatttgtaaattacttctattaaaagatattaatccttccagtacttttagcagctgtatgctccacaggaagatcttttcttttttaatttattttctgtctgaccacagtgctctctgctgacacctctatccatgtcaggaactgtccagagcaggagaaatttgctatggggattttctcctactctggacagttcctaaaatggacagaggtgtcagcagagagcactgtggtcagacagaaaggaaattcaaaaagaaaataacttcctgtggagaatacagcaggtgataagtactagaaggattaagatttttaaataaaagtaatttaccaatctgcttaactttctggcatcagctggttaaaaaaataaataaaaaataaaataaaaaaatatgttttccagcggagtatccctttaaaaaaaaataaataaataaataaaagttgaaatccTGCAGAGAGATGTCAAAAAAtattgatcagtcagggtctgaatgTTCAGACCATAACCAATCACTAGAACTAGCTGGGAGAAGGGCACACTATGTGAGGCAAACTTacaatgtaaatctatgggacTGTCTCATTCAACCACTGAGTCTAACAATTGGTCAGAGTCTAAACAATCAGATCCTCACCAATCAAAATTTGCGACAtatctctaggacatgtcaaattttttttttttttttaagcaacagGCACACTTGTTCCCTGAAATGGAAGGAGTCTAAAATCTTCCAGCAATGGGTaataaaagattaaaggggtagtccaccgctcagcgtttggaacaaactgttccgaacgctggagctcatgaagtcatagctccgccccctcaatgcaagtcatttggggggggggggggggttgcatgacggctgtacccctttaaaaccaggaTCTAACTTATCAGCAACTCTAAGACTAACTCTGCtacagaaaaggagatttttgtttacttaccgtaaaatctttttctcaaaggatccattgggggacacagaccatgggtgtatgctgctgtctctaggagatgtgaaactatggtaataaaaaaagtcggctcctcccagcaggatatacccgccttcaggccctgagctaatcagtttaagttccagagcaataggagaccaacaggtcaagaaaaaacccaaactgtccgagaaccagaagaaaaaaaacataaccgaacacaccctcggacagagaaccaaaggaaaccccaaaaagagcgggagctgtgtcccccaatggatccttcgagaaagagattttacggtaagtaaacaaaaatctccttttctctatcggctccattgggggacacagacagtgggacgtaccaaagccgtcccttgggtgggcagaaaaGCAgtcagacggccgatccactgccacctgcaacactttacgacccagactagcatcagccgatgcgaaggtatgaactcggtagaacctAGAGAAAGTGTGctaagacgaccaggtagccgccttacaaatctgcgaggccgagcccctattctggagagcccaggatgtcccaacagaacgggtagaatgagccacaaccctgaaaggaggaatcttccccttacagcgataggcttctgaaatggcggaccgaatccaccgagaaatggtggccttggaagcaggttgtcccttacgacgaccttccgtaaggacgaaaaaggaatcacactgactaaacgaagaagtgatggagagataagaccgaacagcccgaactacatccagcttgtgtagtaagcgctccttaggatgagaaggatcaggacaaaaagacgggaggacaatgtcctcattgagatgaaaggccgaaaccacctttggcaaaaaggaagggtctggccggaaaacaaccttgtcctggtggatcaccagaaactgaccggatggaggtgatagcaacaagaaacaccactttccaagaaaggaggcggagagtcacctctctaaggggctcaaagggttccccctggagggcactcagaaccaaattcaagtcccaagggggagagggtgaccgataaggaggaacagcgtgcgccactccttgaaggaaggtccggacatgagaattagaagccaggggccgctggaagagAATAGCAAGGGccaaaacctgacctttaagtgaactgagagacaaccccagttccaaccccgactgcaaaaaggagagaagacggggaaccgagaaggttaccggggataagtcctgagcttcacaccaacgaaaattagaccgccaagtacggtggtaaattcttgcggaggagggcttacgagccctgagcatggtgtgaatgacttgggaagagaactcgcgggccctcaaaaccgcggtctcaactgccacgccatcaaatgcagcgactgtaaattggggtggcaaagaggaccctgagagagcaggtccggacggagcggaagaCGCAGTGGAGAGTCGTCCaagagcctgactacgtcggcgtaccacgcccttcggggccaatctggagctaccaaaatggcggggacgtcctctgttttgagcttcctcagcaccctgggaaggagcggaaggggagggaacagatagggtagggcaaacccctcccaaggaatcactagggcgtccacggccagagcctgagggtcccgggacttggacacaaaaggaaggatcttccgattgtgtcgggacgcgaagaggtccacgtccggaatgccccagaggtcgcagagttgcgcgaagacctctggatgtagagccCACTCGCTGGGGTTGGGTGaggactgaggaagtccgcttcccagttaagcactcccggaatgtgaatcgccgaaatggccggaaccttgctttccgcccaggtgagaatcttggtcacctcggccatggctgccgagctgcgagtgctgccctgtcgatttatgtacgccacggccgtggcgttgtccgactggacgcggacagaacgggactgaagacgggactcccaatgaagaagacaaagaagaatcgcctgtaattccaatatgtttatcggaagaagggtctctcggggagaccagagtccctgaaccgtccaatccctgaacacgccgccccagcccgacaggctggcatccgttgtaactacctgccagtgaagggggaaGAAATGACTGCCCTtggagaaggggggagcggagccaccagagcagagactgacggaccctgcgagggagaacaatctgacgatcgagggacagaggagacctgttccatcgagagagaatcgccagttgaagggggcggtaatgaaactgtgcaaagggtacggcctccatagttgccaccatccgacccaggacttccatacaagtgtggATGGGTACtgagacctgggtccgaagggagcggacccccgaccgaagctccagacgtttgtccggcgggaggcaaattcgggcagaggcggtgtcgaatcgaagtcctaggaaggttagagactgggtaggacggaggactgacttgtcccggttgaccatccacacgaagcgatccagagtgtggagagtgacgtccagattctccagagtctgggctctggttggagccttgatgagaaggtcatccaggtagggtatcaccgagattccccttgaccgtaacaggcccatcactggcgcaaggatctttgtaaagacccgaggagccgtggctagaccaaaggggagggctacgaattgaaaatgcccctccggaaccgcaaagcggaggtaccgatgatggcctggaaatattatTTTGGCCTGGCCTggaagccttattttgaggtaacaaggaactcttacctcctctgttgcctcagagataatctcatcaaggagtttgccaaaaagacggccacccgtaaaaggaagctcagtgagagacctttcggaagcggcatccgcattccaagctttaagccacagagcggcggagagccgctaggtgaccaaaagcaaaggcagaacaacgggctgactgcatggattCTGCGCgcaggaagtccccagctttagagcattggagagccagagcagatagatcctctggggggatcccgctaagatatcctgatggagcttttggcaccactccgacagggccttggacacccatgtcgaggcggagatgggaagaagagaagagccagctgcttcagaggcaaacttcgctaaggattctaccttcttgtctgtgggatccttgaaggcagcagcatctgccagaggcagtgtagtcgccttagagatccgggagattggtggatcttagtgacaaagtccttgtcaaatggataacgttcttgaatcgtcttgattcccgcgaacctcttgtctggatgtttccatgcagattccagaatgtcgtcaaagtcagtgtgagagctgaacctttgaggttcTGGCTTAGCATGATGAAAGGATACTCATggagtgacatccgaagatcctgggtcctctaagtgaaaggtgtctcttatagcTGTCACCAAcgagttcaccgttgcaattgtgtccgagcggtcctctgagtcagatgccggctcggaaacctcgtccaccagttcaccaggagaacgTGAACGAGTAGAGGCAGCCGTGGagggggggggcgaccctgaccgggtatgcggctctggcgtggcagagcgggaCTCCGAGAACATCCTGTGGAGGAGCTacgtttgtgcccagataacagggggggggggggcgggaaccacgaggggaacgctcacgtctatctgaagactcaatggaagagtcagacgaggcacccctagtacgcttgtgagagtgtgaagtatgtggagacgaggagcgggctCTCTTAGAggccctgcgcagggaagacctcttcaaggcggacaccacttcccgggaggcctcaggcactgaacgggagacttgggtcaagtcagccatatactgggtcagggaagaaacccaggctggtggagcggctgaacccaccggaacCGAAAGGGTATCAGGGGGTCTGAGGGAGCAGTGGagaaggcagggcaagtgggctcggtagagccaggcatcttggtactacagtgcttacagacaaaataagtcactgacgttccaggtttctgtttagagggaggaacagctctgggtacggacattatgagaaaaaagacaggaactttctcaccctagtctgtgtcccctggcagctgcagtgaggagaacggcTCCGTGTAGCTAGTgtgagaaacaggccagccaatagtagaggggggcgtgcctgaagcagaggcgctaactaattggcccccttctgactgaaaatcgcgcccacggcgctgattggaggctacttcgcgcctcagaagagctccgacagccctgtgggcggagctaagacaggcagagaagcagctgtaatggcgcccgctccttgtcccaagcgcacgtcagccgcatatgcgctcgggggaacagagcgggcggccaatacgccggcagagactgccggagaaagtgaaagtaagccgacCCAGAGAGCGCCCGTACCAGCGCcgtggctgtcagccgcatataaggcgctgccggagaaagtgaaagtaagctggcacggagagcgcccggcccgtaccagcgccgcggctgtcagccgcatataaggcgctgctgTCTAGTCACAGTAACCACACACACACCCAGTGAAAACAGAGTACATGCCCCCTCAGATGCCACTGCTCCACCAGAATAAAAGTCCAGCCATAGtaagccagccccataacctgaaaaggtgggccaaaaacagggggtctccagaggttgcaagtccgcacctaaggagaaaagagggggggggctggagtacttacctcagtcggaagaacttacctaatggagtcttcagtgaagtattcagtcagctttagttacctgcatcacgcctggctgctatgcgcgaacgaggcgagcagggaaatagggggacccggacccatgaggtaccaacccaggtgctgaccgttggcgagggggggtgaactgcgcatatacgcaatgtctgtgcccccttactcgcaattggagtccccacctgaaaacagaaaagaaaaaggaataaaaaaaaaaaaaaattgtccctatactaggaaaacaaaaaatcagaagacctggtctggagaattccagaccatgtccacctccttaagacactaagcttaaactgattagctcagagcctgaaggcgggtatatcctgctgggaggagacgacttttttattgccatagtgtcacacctcctagagacagcagcatacacccacggtctgtgtcccccaattgaGCAGATAgagaaaacagtgtttcccaaccagtgtgcctccagctgttgcaaaactacaactccaagccttagggtgtccgggcctgctgggagttgaagttttgcaacagctggaggcacactggttaggatacACTACTCCAGGATCTCCAGCTACACAGACCTCTTTCAATATGGTGGCCACAATGCATAGAAAGAAACCTATTCATCAGTTTGCCCCGTACAGACCTGCATATTCATAAAACCACGCCAGGCACTTCTTGCTAGAGAACAGATCTTCACTTATGACTCTACTTGGTGTCTGTGTCCTGCAATAGCTGAAAGAAAGAGAGTAATGAATAAAATCCTAGTCACGGCCATGACGGCGGGAGGTCAGGAGTACAATATCGGCTGATAGGCTTGTACCTAGATATCCTACATTTCTTCAGATTCACTTCATCAGAAGAGGCGGCTTTTCTCTTTTTCTTCACAGGCATATTTTCACAAGGTGACGAATGAAGAATAGTGAAATATCGTGAGGAcgtctgcacaaaaaaaaaaggaaaaagatacATTACACCTTTGCAAAGAAACAAAAACCTACAATGAAGCCATTTCACAACACATCTTAAGAATTTGCATTCTATGCATCTTCAGGTTGTCAAAGTAAACAGGTTCTGTGCAGTGTAAGACCTCATTCACCCTACAGAATAATGCTTATAGCCGCCTCCTTTGGAATCGGCACTTAAagtggaggagggggggtggcAATGTGACTGCTGTGACCCCCTAGAATCTCCTTCCCA containing:
- the DCUN1D5 gene encoding DCN1-like protein 5 isoform X2 (The sequence of the model RefSeq protein was modified relative to this genomic sequence to represent the inferred CDS: added 162 bases not found in genome assembly), which encodes MPVKKKRKAASSDEVNLKKCRISSYCRTQTPSRVISEDLFSSKKCLAWFYEYAGPDEVVGPEAMEKFCEDIGVEPENIIMLVLAWKLEAESMGFFTKEEWLKGMTSLQCDCTEKLQGKFDYLRAQLNDNTAFKNIYRYAFDFARDKDQRSLDIDTAKSMLALLLGRTWPLFSVFYQYLEQSKYRVMNKDQWYNVLEFSRTVNADLTNYDEDGAWPVLLDEFVEWHKVRQTSL
- the DCUN1D5 gene encoding DCN1-like protein 5 isoform X1 (The sequence of the model RefSeq protein was modified relative to this genomic sequence to represent the inferred CDS: added 162 bases not found in genome assembly), whose protein sequence is MITALPHPGGPVYSSTGAVIRMFGGHTSSRYFTILHSSPCENMPVKKKRKAASSDEVNLKKCRISSYCRTQTPSRVISEDLFSSKKCLAWFYEYAGPDEVVGPEAMEKFCEDIGVEPENIIMLVLAWKLEAESMGFFTKEEWLKGMTSLQCDCTEKLQGKFDYLRAQLNDNTAFKNIYRYAFDFARDKDQRSLDIDTAKSMLALLLGRTWPLFSVFYQYLEQSKYRVMNKDQWYNVLEFSRTVNADLTNYDEDGAWPVLLDEFVEWHKVRQTSL